One genomic window of Paenisporosarcina antarctica includes the following:
- a CDS encoding SDR family NAD(P)-dependent oxidoreductase, whose amino-acid sequence MNQAQVVIVTGASQGIGRGIAEAYVAKGAQVIIADMNEELGTEVSDQLVRSVFIKTDVRKEEDVKRLMGQTIAKFGRIDILINNAGKSDFKPLFELSITEWDDLINTNLRSVFLCSREVALHMRKQDSGGAIVNISSTRATMSEPNSEAYAATKGGIIAITHALAASLAEHHITVNSISPGWIETGDYSELRDIDHVQHLSGRVGKPSDVAKACLYLTDPQNDFVTGIDLVVDGGMTHKMIYEH is encoded by the coding sequence ATGAATCAAGCACAGGTCGTTATCGTTACAGGTGCTTCGCAAGGTATTGGGCGGGGAATTGCGGAAGCTTATGTGGCAAAAGGAGCACAAGTAATCATTGCTGATATGAATGAGGAATTAGGAACAGAAGTTAGTGATCAACTTGTGCGTAGTGTTTTTATAAAAACGGATGTTCGAAAAGAAGAAGATGTTAAACGTTTAATGGGGCAAACAATTGCTAAATTCGGGCGCATCGATATTTTAATTAATAATGCAGGGAAGAGTGATTTTAAGCCTTTGTTCGAGTTATCAATAACAGAATGGGACGACCTGATAAATACTAATTTAAGAAGTGTTTTCTTGTGTTCTCGTGAAGTAGCTTTACACATGCGCAAGCAGGATAGTGGTGGAGCTATCGTGAATATTTCTTCTACCCGTGCAACGATGTCGGAACCAAATTCTGAAGCATATGCTGCAACCAAAGGTGGGATTATAGCCATTACTCACGCACTTGCAGCGTCTCTGGCTGAACACCACATTACAGTCAATTCTATATCACCAGGTTGGATTGAAACCGGTGATTATAGTGAACTTCGAGATATTGATCACGTACAACATTTATCGGGGCGAGTAGGCAAACCTTCAGATGTTGCTAAAGCATGCCTGTATTTAACGGATCCCCAAAACGATTTTGTCACAGGCATTGATTTAGTTGTGGATGGTGGAATGACACATAAGATGATTTACGAACATTAA
- a CDS encoding GNAT family N-acetyltransferase has product MKIRKLIGEDAEVYWNLRLEALQQNPEAFATTYEDAISRLNPLKRVASNLDAIEAATIGVFIDNDLVGIMTIAEEAAPKLRHRLNLFAVYVTPRVRGKQIGSALLHAVIDHAKELPHVEKINLTVVSTNIQAIRLYEKAGFIAFGIEQHAMKTGDTYVDEVYMSLEW; this is encoded by the coding sequence ATGAAGATTCGTAAACTAATAGGAGAAGATGCTGAAGTCTATTGGAATTTGAGACTTGAAGCATTACAACAAAATCCGGAAGCTTTTGCAACTACTTATGAAGATGCGATATCAAGATTAAACCCTTTGAAACGAGTAGCAAGTAATTTGGATGCCATAGAGGCTGCAACAATTGGTGTATTTATCGATAACGATTTAGTTGGAATAATGACAATTGCAGAAGAAGCAGCCCCTAAACTTCGTCACCGATTGAATTTGTTTGCTGTATACGTAACTCCTAGAGTGCGTGGTAAACAAATAGGATCGGCTCTTTTGCATGCAGTAATTGATCATGCAAAAGAATTGCCACATGTGGAAAAAATTAATTTAACTGTCGTATCAACAAATATACAAGCAATTCGATTATATGAAAAAGCTGGTTTTATAGCTTTTGGTATAGAGCAACATGCAATGAAAACTGGCGATACATATGTAGATGAAGTTTACATGAGTCTGGAATGGTAG
- a CDS encoding YwbE family protein, with translation MANGQIRADVKPGLQVNVILKNDQRSGVKTTGIVKDLLTKSPKHPHGIKVRLEDGQVGRVCDILST, from the coding sequence ATGGCAAATGGTCAAATTCGTGCAGATGTGAAACCTGGCTTACAAGTTAACGTAATTTTGAAAAATGATCAACGCTCAGGTGTTAAAACAACAGGCATAGTTAAAGATTTACTAACCAAATCGCCAAAACATCCTCACGGCATTAAAGTCCGTTTAGAAGATGGACAAGTTGGTCGCGTATGTGACATTTTATCTACTTAA
- the serA gene encoding phosphoglycerate dehydrogenase, translating into MAFNILISDPLSEEGIYPLRQAEGMNIVIETDWSPEELANRINDFDALLVRSQTQVTSDIIAKATKLKIIGRAGVGVDNIDLNAATEQGIIVVNAPDGNTNSAAEHTMAMLMSLARKIPQAFHALKNNKWDRKTYVGVELKNKTLGVIGLGRIGAEVAARAQGQRMNVIAYDPFLTAEKALKMGIDFGSVEDVLRKADFITVHTPLMKETKHLINAEAFKIMKDGVQIINCARGGIIDEEALYDAIVSKKVAGAALDVFEQEPAVNHKLLTLPEVIATPHLGASTIEAQESVAVDVSQDVVNFLNGGLVRNPVNLPSVSKEIMKKIEPYFDLSEKLGAFVIGLTNEVIEEVNIYYSGDLADFQVSPLTRNTLKGILKRNLGDHVNEVNAKFFADRIGIQVNEHKSSASKGFTNLLTVEVKTETGTRKVAGTLLNGLGARIVKVDNYLVDVIPEGHIVFIKHTDQPGAIGRVGTLLAKENINIATMQVGRSALGGDAIMMLTIDKHIEPNEIARLKELEDIDDVTAIDL; encoded by the coding sequence ATGGCTTTTAATATATTAATCAGTGATCCGTTAAGTGAAGAAGGAATCTATCCGCTAAGACAGGCGGAGGGAATGAATATTGTCATCGAAACGGACTGGTCACCAGAGGAATTGGCAAATCGTATTAATGATTTTGATGCTTTGCTCGTTCGAAGCCAAACCCAAGTTACGTCTGATATTATTGCCAAAGCAACTAAGTTGAAAATCATAGGTCGTGCAGGAGTAGGTGTAGATAACATCGATTTAAATGCAGCTACGGAACAAGGAATCATTGTCGTCAATGCACCTGATGGGAACACCAACTCTGCTGCTGAACATACGATGGCTATGCTGATGTCACTTGCAAGAAAAATACCACAAGCATTTCATGCCTTGAAAAACAATAAATGGGATCGTAAGACGTACGTAGGAGTTGAACTAAAAAACAAAACTCTTGGTGTCATAGGTCTTGGTCGAATTGGTGCGGAGGTAGCTGCTAGAGCGCAAGGGCAACGAATGAATGTAATTGCCTATGATCCTTTTTTAACGGCTGAAAAAGCTCTGAAGATGGGCATTGACTTTGGTTCTGTAGAAGATGTACTGCGAAAAGCAGACTTTATTACAGTTCACACGCCTCTAATGAAAGAAACAAAGCATTTAATTAATGCAGAAGCATTTAAAATAATGAAAGACGGTGTTCAAATTATCAACTGTGCTAGAGGAGGCATTATTGATGAGGAGGCATTGTATGATGCCATCGTTTCTAAGAAAGTGGCTGGGGCAGCTTTAGACGTTTTTGAACAAGAACCAGCTGTCAATCATAAGCTCCTTACTCTTCCTGAAGTAATAGCGACACCACATTTAGGGGCAAGTACAATTGAAGCACAGGAAAGTGTTGCGGTAGACGTAAGTCAAGATGTCGTTAATTTCCTAAATGGTGGACTGGTTCGAAATCCGGTCAATCTTCCATCTGTCTCAAAAGAAATTATGAAAAAAATTGAGCCATACTTTGATTTATCTGAGAAATTAGGCGCGTTTGTTATTGGATTAACAAACGAAGTAATTGAAGAAGTTAATATTTATTATTCTGGTGATTTAGCAGATTTTCAAGTGAGCCCATTGACTCGCAACACGTTAAAAGGAATTTTGAAACGTAATCTTGGTGATCATGTGAATGAAGTGAATGCGAAATTCTTTGCAGATCGTATTGGGATTCAGGTCAACGAACACAAATCATCTGCTTCAAAAGGATTCACGAATTTATTAACTGTCGAAGTGAAAACAGAGACCGGTACTAGAAAAGTCGCGGGTACTCTTTTAAATGGCTTAGGAGCGCGTATTGTTAAAGTAGATAACTATCTTGTAGATGTTATTCCTGAAGGACATATTGTATTTATTAAACATACTGACCAACCGGGTGCAATTGGCCGTGTAGGTACATTGTTGGCAAAAGAAAACATCAATATTGCCACGATGCAAGTAGGACGATCAGCGCTTGGTGGAGATGCGATTATGATGTTAACAATTGATAAACACATCGAGCCGAATGAAATTGCACGATTGAAAGAGTTAGAGGACATTGATGATGTCACTGCGATTGATTTATAG
- a CDS encoding NUDIX hydrolase — protein sequence MEQEYLSIFDEKHQKVGKNTRSFIHKHGLWHETFHCWFVYIENGVPYLYFQQRSKVKEDFPGLFDITAAGHILANETVNDGIREVKEELGINMSMEELQSIGIIKDSILQEGFMDNEFAHTFIYITENKHLPFHLQEEEVSGIFSSPLAEVARLYDKKVAHISLQCIHSKNDDLIAINATLKDFVPHGTGYINTVLMSAIRIK from the coding sequence ATGGAGCAAGAATACCTCTCAATTTTTGATGAAAAACATCAAAAGGTTGGAAAAAATACGAGGTCATTTATTCATAAACATGGTCTTTGGCATGAGACATTTCATTGTTGGTTTGTCTATATTGAAAATGGTGTACCTTATCTTTATTTTCAACAAAGAAGCAAAGTGAAAGAAGATTTTCCCGGTCTTTTCGATATTACGGCAGCAGGACACATACTCGCCAACGAAACTGTGAATGATGGAATTCGTGAAGTGAAAGAAGAACTTGGCATCAACATGAGCATGGAAGAACTCCAATCCATCGGCATTATTAAAGATAGTATTTTGCAAGAAGGGTTTATGGATAATGAATTTGCGCACACATTTATATACATTACAGAAAATAAGCATCTCCCCTTTCATCTACAGGAAGAAGAAGTAAGCGGCATATTCTCTTCACCGTTAGCCGAAGTTGCAAGATTATACGACAAGAAGGTTGCACACATTTCGTTACAGTGCATCCATTCAAAAAATGATGACCTAATAGCAATAAATGCCACACTAAAAGATTTTGTCCCACATGGCACCGGGTATATAAATACAGTCTTGATGAGTGCGATACGAATAAAATGA
- a CDS encoding group-specific protein — translation MNFYVASSFQNKEVVREVSFQLKKLGWHHTYDWTQNEQANSLEDLQKIGMLEKQAIADSNVVVVLLPGGKGSHIELGLAIAGQKKIFLFSPNLEAMNMETTSTFYQLPEVQICLGSIEELISTVIIKGTTK, via the coding sequence ATGAATTTTTACGTGGCATCTAGTTTTCAAAACAAAGAAGTCGTTAGAGAGGTGTCATTCCAACTCAAGAAACTTGGGTGGCATCATACATATGATTGGACACAAAATGAACAGGCAAATTCACTTGAAGACTTACAAAAAATAGGAATGCTTGAAAAACAAGCAATTGCAGATTCAAATGTCGTCGTGGTGCTTTTACCTGGTGGAAAAGGAAGTCATATTGAACTTGGACTGGCAATTGCAGGACAAAAAAAGATTTTCCTCTTTTCGCCGAACTTAGAAGCGATGAATATGGAAACGACCAGCACGTTTTATCAACTACCCGAAGTGCAGATTTGCTTAGGGTCGATTGAGGAGTTAATTTCAACAGTCATTATTAAAGGGACCACAAAATAG
- a CDS encoding ABC transporter substrate-binding protein has translation MKKLGILLIAFMLLILAACGETQEKPATSGEDTAKEESYTVTHAMGETTIKAEPKRIVVLTNEGVEAVLAMGVTPVGAVEAFTGDTWYKHTADQLKDTKTVGNESEPSLEAIAALKPDLIIGNKMRQEKIYDQLSKIAPTVFAETLRGDWQENFSLYSKAINKEDVGLEKLDAYNNRIEDLKVTLGDQTKQKVSMVRFMAGDVRIYHKDSFSGVILEQLGFARPAEQDLPDFAEKGVTKERIPAMDGDIMFYFTYETGDKEATKLEDEWINDPLFQNLEVSKAKKVFKVDDVIWNTAGGYLAADLMLDDLETHFK, from the coding sequence ATGAAGAAATTAGGTATTTTATTAATAGCTTTCATGCTACTAATTTTAGCAGCATGTGGTGAAACACAAGAAAAACCTGCGACAAGTGGTGAAGATACAGCAAAAGAGGAAAGTTACACAGTTACACATGCAATGGGAGAAACAACGATTAAAGCTGAGCCAAAACGTATCGTTGTGTTGACAAATGAAGGAGTAGAAGCTGTCCTAGCAATGGGCGTAACACCTGTTGGAGCTGTTGAAGCCTTTACAGGAGATACGTGGTATAAACATACAGCTGACCAATTAAAAGATACAAAAACAGTTGGTAACGAATCAGAACCTTCACTTGAAGCGATTGCAGCTCTTAAACCAGATTTAATAATTGGAAACAAAATGCGTCAAGAAAAAATTTACGATCAGTTGAGCAAAATAGCTCCAACTGTATTCGCCGAAACATTACGCGGAGACTGGCAAGAAAATTTCAGTCTATATTCAAAAGCAATTAATAAAGAAGACGTAGGACTAGAAAAATTGGATGCATACAATAACCGCATTGAAGATTTAAAAGTAACTTTAGGTGATCAAACGAAGCAAAAAGTATCTATGGTGCGCTTTATGGCAGGTGATGTACGTATTTACCATAAAGACTCATTCTCAGGTGTAATTTTAGAACAACTTGGCTTTGCACGTCCTGCTGAGCAAGATTTACCTGATTTCGCAGAAAAAGGTGTAACAAAAGAACGAATTCCAGCCATGGATGGCGACATTATGTTCTATTTCACTTATGAAACTGGCGATAAGGAAGCGACAAAATTAGAAGATGAGTGGATTAACGATCCTCTGTTCCAAAACCTTGAAGTTTCAAAAGCGAAAAAAGTATTTAAAGTAGATGATGTTATCTGGAACACAGCAGGTGGTTATTTAGCTGCTGATTTAATGCTTGATGACTTGGAAACGCATTTCAAATAA
- a CDS encoding 3-hydroxyacyl-CoA dehydrogenase NAD-binding domain-containing protein, whose amino-acid sequence MTHIHSDLQRFNPVTVIGAGTIGLSWATLFLAHGLTVRLFDPRTDLQEVVDQHFKSIGSTLSLLGLPENGFELRLSIGDDLQQAITGAAVIQENGPEKLELKQQLFTDIESYINPHTLLLSSSSTIPASDISASMKDKSRMLIGHPFNPPLVMPLVEVVPGKFTSNEAVEDALLFYKALGKAPQLIRKEVFGFVANRLQFAMLREAMYLVDEGVVKMEDVDEIVKDSIGLRWAASGPMLGMHLGGGHGGMEAFMRHLGSTMEKSWAAQGNLMMNEEVISRLATKSRESYNHKTIDEHAQIRDQKQMAILKVRD is encoded by the coding sequence ATGACACACATACATAGTGACTTACAACGCTTTAATCCCGTCACAGTAATTGGTGCCGGGACAATTGGACTTTCATGGGCAACTTTGTTTTTAGCTCATGGATTAACTGTGCGATTATTTGATCCAAGAACTGATTTGCAAGAAGTAGTTGATCAACATTTCAAGTCCATTGGTTCCACTTTATCACTACTTGGACTTCCAGAAAATGGCTTTGAGTTGCGTTTATCAATAGGCGATGACTTACAACAAGCTATAACTGGTGCAGCGGTTATTCAAGAAAACGGGCCAGAAAAATTAGAACTGAAACAACAATTGTTTACTGACATTGAAAGCTACATTAATCCACATACATTGTTACTGTCATCTTCATCGACAATTCCAGCAAGTGATATTTCAGCATCTATGAAAGATAAGAGTCGTATGCTAATTGGGCATCCGTTTAATCCACCACTTGTGATGCCACTGGTCGAAGTGGTGCCGGGCAAGTTCACTTCTAATGAAGCTGTTGAAGATGCACTGCTCTTTTATAAAGCACTTGGAAAAGCACCACAGCTCATACGAAAAGAAGTGTTCGGCTTTGTAGCAAACCGTTTGCAGTTTGCAATGTTGCGTGAAGCTATGTATTTAGTGGATGAAGGCGTTGTTAAAATGGAAGATGTCGATGAAATCGTGAAAGATTCGATCGGCTTACGCTGGGCAGCCTCTGGACCAATGCTCGGCATGCATTTAGGCGGTGGTCATGGCGGTATGGAAGCATTTATGCGTCACTTAGGATCAACGATGGAAAAAAGCTGGGCGGCACAAGGTAATCTTATGATGAATGAAGAGGTCATCTCCCGTTTAGCAACAAAATCTCGAGAATCCTATAATCACAAGACGATTGATGAGCATGCTCAAATACGTGATCAAAAACAAATGGCCATATTAAAAGTACGTGATTAA
- a CDS encoding NUDIX hydrolase, with protein MFKWKGASGVCINEDNQVLVVLQAAHDEEPKWTVPSGGLEDNETFEQCCVREFREETGLKVKVVSKLKDKNGTNEEYKITYELQYFQVKVVSGDLIVQDPDEFILDIAWKSVEELDQLKMSYPEDVEFLKELLENQAGNNFE; from the coding sequence ATGTTTAAGTGGAAAGGTGCCTCGGGTGTGTGCATCAATGAAGACAACCAAGTATTAGTGGTATTGCAAGCAGCCCATGATGAAGAGCCAAAATGGACTGTTCCTTCAGGTGGACTTGAAGACAATGAGACGTTTGAACAATGCTGTGTTCGTGAATTTCGGGAAGAGACAGGCTTGAAAGTGAAGGTCGTATCAAAACTTAAAGATAAGAATGGGACCAACGAGGAATATAAAATTACATATGAGTTGCAGTATTTTCAAGTGAAAGTAGTAAGTGGGGATTTAATCGTGCAGGATCCTGATGAATTCATTTTAGATATAGCTTGGAAGTCTGTTGAGGAATTAGATCAATTGAAAATGAGCTATCCAGAAGATGTTGAATTCTTAAAAGAATTATTGGAAAACCAAGCTGGAAATAATTTTGAGTAG
- a CDS encoding Type 1 glutamine amidotransferase-like domain-containing protein gives MRQVIALGGGGFSMEPENPLLDRYILKQCKKVNPKICFIATASGDAEEYIEQFYDFFKMEKCEPTHLSLFKPHTRDIKKFIMNQDIIYVGGGNTKNLMALWREWELDIAIRQAYDNGTILAGLSAGSLCWFEEGVTDSYGSGLEPISCLGILRGSHCPHYDGEENRRPAYQKFIKEGSIISGFAADDGVALHFIDEELDCIVSSRPTAHGYRVDKDKETQLSTLYLGL, from the coding sequence ATGAGACAAGTTATTGCTTTAGGTGGTGGCGGCTTTTCAATGGAGCCAGAGAACCCTCTACTGGACCGATATATATTAAAACAATGCAAAAAAGTAAATCCTAAGATTTGCTTTATTGCAACGGCAAGTGGTGATGCAGAGGAATATATCGAACAATTTTATGACTTCTTTAAAATGGAAAAGTGTGAACCTACACATCTTTCTTTATTTAAACCACATACGCGAGATATTAAGAAATTTATTATGAATCAAGATATTATTTACGTTGGTGGTGGCAATACCAAAAATTTAATGGCACTGTGGCGTGAGTGGGAACTCGATATAGCCATTCGTCAAGCCTACGACAATGGTACGATTCTTGCTGGGTTGAGTGCAGGCTCACTTTGTTGGTTTGAAGAAGGAGTAACAGATTCTTATGGTTCTGGACTTGAACCCATATCATGTCTTGGCATACTGCGAGGTAGCCACTGTCCTCACTATGATGGTGAAGAAAATCGAAGACCCGCTTATCAAAAGTTCATAAAAGAGGGAAGTATCATAAGTGGTTTTGCAGCAGATGATGGAGTGGCTCTTCATTTTATTGATGAAGAATTGGATTGTATTGTAAGCTCTCGCCCAACTGCCCACGGTTATCGCGTGGATAAAGATAAAGAAACACAATTATCCACACTATATTTAGGTTTATAG
- a CDS encoding FMN-binding negative transcriptional regulator, whose product MYIPSYFEMKNRQEIDEVITAHGFATLTSIHQGSLTATHLPLLLSHDKTELIGHFAKGNRQWVDLEDQEVLVVFQGPHCYISPSWYENHNTVPTWNYVTVHVKGKVQLMKEDDPRLWQSMVELTEKYEEPSSKYSLHDVEPGYISSLSKGVVGFVVSIDNIQGKAKLSQNHSNERVERVIAALTKIDKSHEQNIGEWMEKTSLPIE is encoded by the coding sequence ATTTACATCCCATCATATTTTGAAATGAAAAATCGACAAGAAATAGACGAAGTAATAACTGCCCACGGGTTTGCGACTTTAACATCTATTCATCAAGGCTCATTAACAGCTACACATCTTCCGTTGCTGTTAAGTCATGATAAAACTGAACTAATTGGTCATTTTGCAAAAGGAAATCGACAATGGGTTGACTTGGAAGACCAAGAAGTATTGGTTGTGTTTCAAGGACCCCATTGTTACATTTCACCATCTTGGTATGAAAACCACAACACTGTTCCAACATGGAATTATGTAACGGTTCATGTAAAAGGGAAAGTTCAACTCATGAAAGAGGATGATCCACGACTATGGCAATCAATGGTCGAATTAACCGAAAAGTACGAAGAACCTTCAAGTAAATATTCTTTACATGATGTCGAACCAGGGTATATATCCTCTTTATCAAAAGGCGTTGTTGGATTTGTTGTTTCTATCGATAACATTCAAGGGAAAGCAAAGTTAAGTCAAAACCATTCTAATGAGCGAGTAGAGCGCGTAATTGCTGCTCTAACAAAGATAGATAAATCCCATGAACAAAATATTGGGGAATGGATGGAAAAGACATCACTACCTATAGAATAG
- a CDS encoding pyridoxal-phosphate-dependent aminotransferase family protein, translated as MLADQQILRIPGPSPIPPSVQRAMTQPMIGHRGQNTSDMLRKIGPKLKAIFGTSQEVAIITGSGTAGLEAAVVNVVKPGDEVLVIVTGAFGDRFAKICGAYQINYQRIDVEWGKALNPAAIKSYLQEHPQIKAIFSTYCETSTGILNPIKELSEAVRQVSDALIVVDGVSCVGGVDTQMDEWGIDVMVTGSQKAFMLPAGLTFVAASERAWKVIEQNDQPRFYLDLKKYRDNLIKDTTPFTPALSLLFGLEQVLNLIDEEGLEQVYKRHTLMMQMTRAAFHAMGIPLLTSDEHASPTVTAVKPNDFDAEELRKVLKKEFGLSIAGGQQHLAGKIVRIGHMGYCSPADVLQIISTVEIGLQLIGKEIVLGTGTAAAQKIYLNQGVLV; from the coding sequence ATGTTAGCTGATCAACAAATTCTACGAATTCCAGGACCAAGCCCGATACCACCAAGTGTTCAACGTGCTATGACTCAACCTATGATTGGGCACCGAGGACAAAATACGTCTGATATGCTAAGAAAAATAGGACCCAAATTGAAGGCGATCTTTGGGACTTCACAAGAAGTAGCCATCATTACAGGAAGCGGGACAGCTGGTTTAGAAGCTGCTGTAGTAAACGTAGTTAAGCCAGGTGATGAGGTATTAGTTATTGTTACAGGGGCTTTTGGGGACCGTTTCGCAAAAATTTGTGGAGCATACCAGATTAACTATCAAAGAATTGATGTTGAATGGGGCAAAGCGTTAAACCCTGCCGCAATTAAATCTTACTTACAAGAACACCCACAAATAAAAGCTATTTTCTCTACATATTGTGAAACTTCGACCGGAATTTTGAATCCAATTAAAGAATTAAGTGAAGCTGTTCGACAAGTAAGTGACGCTTTGATTGTTGTAGACGGGGTTTCGTGCGTTGGTGGTGTAGATACTCAGATGGATGAGTGGGGAATTGATGTCATGGTAACGGGCTCTCAAAAAGCATTCATGCTACCTGCAGGATTAACTTTTGTAGCTGCCAGTGAACGAGCGTGGAAGGTAATTGAGCAAAATGACCAACCTCGTTTTTACTTGGACTTAAAAAAATATCGTGATAACTTAATAAAAGATACAACACCTTTTACACCTGCATTATCTTTACTATTTGGGCTGGAACAAGTTTTAAACTTAATAGACGAAGAAGGACTAGAACAAGTTTACAAAAGGCATACATTGATGATGCAGATGACACGCGCGGCTTTTCATGCAATGGGAATCCCTTTATTGACAAGTGATGAGCATGCTTCTCCTACAGTCACAGCTGTAAAACCGAATGATTTTGATGCGGAAGAACTTCGGAAAGTATTGAAAAAAGAATTTGGACTATCTATTGCAGGAGGCCAGCAACATTTAGCGGGCAAAATAGTTCGAATCGGACATATGGGTTACTGTTCACCAGCTGATGTTCTTCAAATTATTAGTACGGTGGAAATTGGATTACAGTTAATTGGAAAAGAGATTGTATTAGGCACGGGAACAGCTGCAGCTCAAAAAATTTACTTGAATCAAGGAGTGTTAGTCTAA
- a CDS encoding DASS family sodium-coupled anion symporter — MPRKQEKKNSKPLWIILAFIVLITIVLLPNPEALPVAGQRGLAILAFAVILWVTEAVSYPVSAAMIIGLIAILLGLAPSIDDPSIMLGTKNALKMALGGFSNPAVALVAAALFLATAMQATNLHKRLALWILSRVGTKTGSIVFGAILVSIVLAFFVPSATARAGAVVPILLGMVAAFGLPTNSRLGALLVITAVQSVSIWNVGIKTGAAQNMVALGFIEKEFGVTISWSAWFMYAAPWSIIMSVILYFIMMKIIKPETKVVEGGTELVVGQLKELGPLKSSELRLIIVSVLLLFFWATEEKLHPFDTTTVTIIAIAFLLTPKIGVFDWKTVEKLIPWGTILVFAVGISLGTILLDTQGAQWLSDKVFGSMGLDEMPILATIALLALFNILIHLGFASATSLSSALIPIFIALTTTIALDVNEIGFVLIQQFVISFGFLLPVSAPQNMLAYGTGAFTVKDFLKSGVPLTIAGYLLILLFSATYWKWIGLL, encoded by the coding sequence ATGCCAAGGAAACAAGAAAAGAAAAATAGTAAGCCTCTTTGGATTATTCTTGCATTCATCGTCTTAATCACTATTGTTTTATTGCCAAATCCAGAGGCCTTGCCTGTAGCAGGACAGCGAGGATTAGCAATTTTAGCATTTGCCGTTATTTTATGGGTAACGGAGGCAGTCTCCTATCCCGTCAGTGCTGCCATGATAATTGGATTAATCGCTATACTTTTAGGGCTTGCTCCGAGTATCGATGATCCATCCATCATGCTGGGAACAAAAAATGCACTTAAAATGGCTTTAGGTGGATTTAGTAATCCGGCTGTCGCTTTAGTAGCTGCTGCTTTATTTTTAGCTACTGCCATGCAAGCAACTAATTTACACAAGCGACTTGCTTTATGGATTTTGTCGAGAGTTGGAACGAAAACTGGAAGTATTGTGTTTGGTGCTATTTTAGTTTCAATCGTATTAGCATTTTTTGTTCCTAGTGCGACCGCACGTGCTGGTGCTGTTGTCCCAATTCTCCTTGGGATGGTTGCTGCATTTGGACTTCCAACAAATAGTCGATTGGGTGCTTTGCTTGTTATTACAGCTGTTCAGTCTGTATCAATTTGGAATGTCGGAATTAAAACGGGTGCTGCTCAAAATATGGTGGCTCTAGGATTTATCGAAAAAGAATTTGGTGTTACCATTTCTTGGAGTGCCTGGTTTATGTACGCAGCGCCATGGTCGATTATCATGTCAGTTATTTTGTATTTCATTATGATGAAAATAATTAAACCTGAAACTAAAGTGGTAGAAGGCGGAACAGAATTGGTTGTTGGCCAATTAAAAGAACTAGGACCGCTTAAATCTTCTGAACTTCGTTTAATAATAGTTTCTGTGCTTCTCCTATTCTTTTGGGCAACAGAAGAAAAATTGCATCCATTTGATACAACAACTGTCACCATTATTGCAATTGCCTTTTTATTAACCCCCAAAATAGGGGTATTTGATTGGAAAACAGTTGAAAAACTAATTCCCTGGGGAACAATTTTGGTTTTTGCAGTTGGTATTTCGCTTGGAACGATCCTTTTAGATACACAAGGTGCACAGTGGCTTTCAGATAAAGTATTTGGTTCAATGGGACTTGATGAGATGCCGATTTTGGCAACCATTGCCTTGTTAGCACTATTTAATATTTTAATCCATTTAGGATTTGCTAGTGCCACCAGTTTATCGTCAGCTCTGATACCGATCTTTATCGCTTTAACAACAACCATTGCGCTTGATGTGAATGAAATTGGTTTTGTGTTAATTCAACAATTTGTCATTAGTTTTGGTTTCTTATTACCAGTAAGTGCTCCTCAAAATATGTTGGCATATGGGACAGGTGCTTTTACCGTCAAAGATTTCTTGAAATCCGGTGTACCCTTAACGATTGCTGGTTATTTACTCATTTTGTTATTTAGTGCAACTTATTGGAAATGGATAGGATTGTTATAA